A window of Felis catus isolate Fca126 chromosome A3, F.catus_Fca126_mat1.0, whole genome shotgun sequence genomic DNA:
AGAGTTGGGCTCTATGAGAACCTAAAACCATGCTAAGTATCATAGAGCTATGGGAGGACATGACCACTCTCTTCAGGAGCTTGGTCTCAGAGAAATCAGCTGGGGAATAAAGGTGGCCATCAGCAGCAACATCAAGAGACACAAATTTCAACAGGCCTGTGGCCCTGAAAAAGGATGACAACGTGGCATGCTAACAGTCAATGCTTCATTCTGTGTCCAACTATACTTGGGATTTTCCCAAATAACTTCTTGAAAGTCCCCAACCTTTAACAGGTTATCAGAATATGGCAGCAGATTTAATTCACATTTGTTGATTCACATATTCATGAGTGATTCCAAAGGAGCACAGCACACAAATTTACGTTGCTAAGGTGTGCAACAAGGATGGCCAGGCAAGTTCACTTAAATGGTAAACCTAGGCAGTTTCCTGGTAAACCCAGCATTTCCTCCTCCAAGTGGCTTTGTTCTCTACTAAAGATACAGCAATAGCTTTCATCAACAGAACTTCAATCTTTTAAAGGCCAGTCCAGTCCATACCACTCAAAAGTGTGGTTGGGTGGGGGTGCATATATTCTAAATATGAGCACCAACCTAGAAACCCCTAAGAATCAATGAcaacattaattcaaaaaataaaaaattcaataaagtaGCAGCATAAAAAGACTAACATATGGAAATTAGAAGCCTTCATATACACAAACATAACCAGTTAGAAGATATGGTTCAGAAAATCCCATTTTCAACACtaacaaagaagataaaattcttagaaaattttaacaagaaCTATGCAAAAACCACATGAGGAAAACACTCCTGAAAAATCAAGTTACATTTGACAAATATAAACACACTCCTTGCTCTTGGACAGGAAGACTCAACGTGACAGTTGTCAGTTTGCCCTATATTAAAGAACATAATGCAATGTTAAAAACACCAAAGAGCTGTTTTAGCAAGCTAAATAAGTTGACGCTAAAGTTCATGCAGAAAAACAGACAGGAAGAGCCAGGGAAacactacaaaagaaaaatatgaaaagggaCTAGCCCTGtcagacattaaaacattttatacagGCTCTACATAATTATAACAGTGTGGTAAAGACACAGACAATCcagaagaataaaacagaagtcCAGAAATATACCCAAGTACACGTGGAACTTTAGTATACGATACAGGTGGCATCTCAGATTGCTGAGGCAAAGGTAGTCTTTTTAAGAAAcagtgtgggggtgcctgggtggctcagtcggtaaagcgtccgacttcggctcaggtcatgatctcacggtccgtgggttctcaccccgcgtcaggctctgtgctgacagctcagagcctggagcctgtttcagattctgtgtctccctctttctctgaccctcccctgttcatgctctctctctgtctcaaaaataaataaatgttggggcgcctgggtggcgcagtcggttaagcgtccgacttcagccaggtcatgatctcacggtccgtgagttcgagccccgcgtcaggctctgggctgatggctcagagcctggagcctgtttccgattctgtgtctccctctctctctgcccctcccccattcatgctctgtctctctctgtcccaaaaataaataaatgttgaaaaaaaaaaatttaataaaaaaataaataaataataaatgttaaaaaaaattttttttttttaaaaagaaactgtggTACAATTGTTTATGAAAAAGGTAATACAGAGCTATACTTCACACTATATCCAGGAATAAACTAAATGGATCAGGGATCTAAATGTAgacactgaggggcacctgagtgggtaagtcgattaagcgtccgacttcagctcaggtcgtgatctcacaacttgggagttcaagccctgcgttgggctctgtgttgacagctcagagcctggagcctgctctggattctgtgtctccatctctctctgccctttccctgctcactcgctctctctctctctctcaaaaataaacattaaaaaaaattttgtaaacatAGACAGTGAAACCATACAAGAACTACAATAAAACATAAGTAAATTCCTCTTTAACACAGTATGGGTAAGGGATTCACAATTACGACACAAAATCCAGATGCAGtaaaagagaaagcaagtaaATTTGActatatcaaaacaaaataaaaactttcgcCTGGCAAAATAACACCATGAACAAAGTCAAAAAACAACTGAtaactgggcgcctgggtggctcagtctgttgagcaacccacttcggctcaggtcatgatcttgcggtttgtgagttcaagccccgtgtcgggctctgtgctgacagcttagagcctggagtctgcttcggattttgtatctcctctctctgccccttccccgctcatgctctctctctctctgtctcagaaataaacattttaaaaaaacctgacaaCTAGGAAGAAAATACTTCCAACTTGCATCACAGAAAAATGGATATTACCCCTATTACATTAATGGGTATTAAAACTAGTGAGTAaacatgtgaaaattaaaagGCTATTCATATGGTCTCAAAGCATCACCCAACAAAATACTTatcataaagggaaaaataactttataatgaaaaaaatctggCAGACACCAACTTAAGCAAGTAATCAAAATTAACACCACTAATAATGGGACAAATCTACACTGTGTGCCTCCAGATGTTCTGCGTGGAAAAAACTCAACTTCACTTGTATAAAGTTCTGCCACCTGAATTGAATACTGAGggaacatcagacaaacccaaactgagcaTCATTCTATAAAACATCTGTCCCATACATTTCAGAATTGTCACTGCCACGAAATACAAAAAATGGCTACAGAACTATTCCAAATTAAAGGAGAACAAGAGACtagacaactaaatgcaatgcagATCCAGGATTTTCTCCTGCTACACAGGGCAAACAGCTACCTCTAAATGAGGACTACACGTTAGACAACAGTATCAGtgttaatttcctaatttttagtTAACTATAATGGAGTTCTATAAAATAATACTATTGTTAGGAAATATATGGTAAAGTATTCAAGAACAATATTCAAGAGTAAATCCATAACTTATTCTTAAATGAGTCCAAaaaaagggaatatatatatataatgtataaacattttgtttacaAATACACTTATATGCTTATATGAAATATAACTGCATACctattgagaaagaaagaataaagtaaatgtgGTAGAACATAAACATTTTTGGAATCTGGTTGAATGGCATATAGCAATTCCTATGCTAACCACACAATTTTTCTGTTAATCTGAAATCAggccaaaataaacagaaaaggaaaaaaaaaagaggggggtaGAGGGtgaaaagtatttaagaaaatagagaagataTCAAGTATCTtgccaaagcaaagcaaaactacCTTAAGAGGAAGAATTCAAAGTcgtatagttatatatataactttcaGGAGTTTATCTTTCCaaaccattttatatatatatatacacacaaagtaAATGTGACAGATCAATTGATCTATCTAAAACACCACATTATGTTCAtccttttctctttatctctcttaaaTGTGAGTATCTTCCTGCTCAGTGGAAATAAGCATATTCTGCTTTTAGTTCCTAACACCAAGAGACCCCCCATTACCAGTGGCAGTCCCCGTGTCCAAGGCTACAGAGCCCATATCTTGCCGAAGGCGTTCCAGTTGTTCTTTCTGTTGCTGGCTCTGTGCACTGGCCTgcacatacagagaaaaatatcCTCATATTAAAAAAGGAGCCCCCGAGTTAGATGCCAGACTTCTAACAGGAGACAATTAAGTATACAAATACTAAAGGCTATTTAGACATTGAGGCAGGTAAGAGATGGCTGATAGGGGGACAGAAACACTAAATACCATGGGCCCAGATTAGCACAAATTTAGACTGAAGGGCTCTGCAGACTGATTTAGAGGTTTCAGAAATAGGACACAAAAACACATCAAAAGAACCCTCAAGAAGACACAGCAGTGATAAGGGGCCCTGTGCAGCCAAAGGGGGCAGGCCAAATAATTATTTGGAATCAACACTGTGAATCACCTCTTTTGTCTTAAAATTCTATAACCAGCCTTTAAATGAGCCTTGGAGAAGTGAAGTAGGGCATAAGAAGTGCTTAGCAAATGTAACAGAaaaatcagatatttaaaaattcaaataaagagaaggaaaataattaaggGGCACTTCTGCATCCAGAcagcacacatacacatttactaatttaaaataacaaatacctaaaacatACCCTGATAGccaaaacaaaagcatttatgGCAGAATTATTAGTACATggtttgaagttatttttttttagtggccCAAAATATACACTAACCCTCCTCTCTTACCAGTGATTTCTTCAGACGTTCATATTCAGGACGATATTCCCTGGAAAGAGAAAACGCTTTAATTCTTTTGCTTATTAATCTGTCCTATCTGCCCTCTATCTTCCTAGGTCTCTGACAACAGAAGATCTGACCTCACTGAACATTAGATGTAACAAGTCTCAGTCACTTAGATTCTAACCCTTTGGATTTAAAGTCAAGGTGCTTGTCTCCACCCTGTAACCAGCAAAGATACAAAAGACTGACTGCAGGGCTGGAATGATGAACTCTGGCATCCATGACTCAggagctcatcttttttttttaagtttttttttttttttttcagtaatcgcTACATCTGACATGGGGATTAAACTCACaagcccgagatcaagagtcagatgcctacagactgagccagccttGTGCCCCAAGCTCATGCCTCATTTGGGTAaacatttgaaatgaataaaagaaggaaggcCTATTGGGCTCAGGTAGCCCAATATATAATTATGTGGCTAATCTGGGCAACAATAGGATACAGAAAAGACTTCATCCTGAGGCTTTGATAACACACAAAAAGACCACTTGTCTGatgaatcaaaatcaaaataatgtatataagaACCACCATGTGGTTGTTAGAATCTTGCTAAGTATGAAGCCAAGAGGAACATACTAGTAAGCAGCCAATGATCATGCCAGGAGCCCAAGGAAAGGTGCTCTGATGACACTTTCCTTTAGGTAGACAGAATTCCAGTATTTACCACAATAGTAGTAACAACCATTTATCATGAAGTATGCTTGCTACGTGTCAGCAAGTGTGCTAGGTGCTTCAGATGTATTTTCACaaataatcctcacaacaaccttaacAGTAAGTGCTATTATCCCTGATCTACAAATGATGAAAACTTGCTAAGGCTACTCATTTATTAAGTGGGGGAAACAGAAATCCAACCCATGCCTATATGACTCCAAAGTCTAtgttcataattctttttttaagtaagctctacgcccagagggggccttgaactcatgaccctgagatcaagagtcacatgctctgagccagccaggtgcccctccaaagtATACGTTCTTAATCCAGGGTCAGCCAATGTGGCAAATAGGCCAAATCAAGCCCACTGcgtatttttgtaaataaagctttattggaacacaaccatacCCATTTGTTTACAAACTGTCTGTGGACACCTTTGCCCTACAGTGACAGCTGAGCAGTTGCAACAAagactgtatggcccacaaagcctaaaatatttactatctggctttttACAAAAAGGTCTGATGATTCTTGCTCTTCATCTTTCAATATAGCAAAGGTCTTAtactcctatttttaaaaaagttaatgggACTTGTTATCCCTAAGTGTACACATACAGATCCAGTACACGTAACACGTGGTAAATAGAATACTTACACTATGAAAACCAAAATGCTTTGCCCGGTAAAACTGCTGTTGTATCAGATTGTGTGTTGCTAAGAATGTCATCTACAGGATTTTCCTTTATCCTCACCTTTCATACTCTTCTGCAGCACTGGTGACTTGCATGAAGAGTTCATCTAAGCCTGTACCCAGAACAGCAGACACACCCACCACCTGCCAAAAGCATCATTAGTGCCACTGAGGAaataagtgtatatttaaaaaaacatttttatgtttattttatttttgagagacagagacagacagacatcacaagtgggggaggggcagagagagagagggagacacaggatccgaagcaggctccaggctctgacctgtcagcacagagcctgacgcagagctcgaactcacagactgcgagatcatgatctgagctgaagtcagcactcaaccaacggagccacccaggcaccccacaagtgtacatttttaaatggtataCATTACTTTGTTCGAACGTCATAAAATCTTCACAAAAGTTTAGGTACTTCAAGATATCTCTTACAAAGAGTAAagctaaaacaaagcaaaacagcatGCATACTCAAAAACCATGGAAATAAGTCTATGAAAAAGAGAGggctggaaaagaaagagaattagcAGGAACAGTAGGAAGTCTTCTCCACTATTCCCTGTCAATTTCAACCACTGTCTGTTCTCTACAAAAATTAGTATCTCATGTTAATTATCTGATGTTAATTATGTCTTTGCTTGGACAATTACCATACTGCTTGCCACACCTACCCTCTTTTGCTTATATAAATCTTAACCTTCCTTCAAAGCACACCTCTAATGCTATATCCTCCAAAATCCCTTATTTCAAGAGTGATGTGTCCCTCACCAGCATCAGGCCCAACCTCTATCTAATCTTTTGTAATGTCCTTACCACAATATATCATGTTTCAATTATGTGTGTAGCCTTCTCTTCAAACTAGACCATAAACTCTGAAGGCAGGATCTTTACCTTacttatcttttttcctcttttttttttttttaatttttttttcaacattttttatttatttttgggacagagacagagcatgaacgggggaggggggcagagggagagggagacacagaattggaaacaggctccaggctctgagccatcagcccagagcccgacggggggctcgaactcacagaccgcgagatcgtgacctggctgaagtcggacgcttaaccgactgcgccacccaggcgccccttttcctctttttttaaaagtaatctctataatcaacatggggctgaaactcatgatcCCAAAATTAAGAtcatatgctctaccaattgaACCAGCCAGGCTTATTTATCTTTCAAACCACCAGTTTTCAATAAGTAATGCTTTCAATGCTTTTTTATGAAGATAATGAACTTTTCTAAGATATGTTCAAAGCCAGCCCTATGGGTTAAGAGGTTGTCTGAAGGGACTGTCAGTATAAGCAGAAGAGAAAGTTTACCCTAAGTGAGCTGTAGAACTCATCTAACACCAGGCTCATTGAACGAGTGAGGTTACTGACGTATGTAGTCTCTTGATTCAGGGCATCTTGGAAAGCCTCAAAATCTTGCATCCATTCCACTGCAAAGCTGTGATCGATGATGTCAGTCTGCACCAGAAAGAAGTCAACTATCAGCAACCAGAGATGAGTTCAGACATCAAacaatgctaaaaaaattttaattaagtgaTAATAACAAAGAACAATTATTCACATAGTTCCTTTCTGTTTCCCCCATTTCCTTCTCCACTACAACAAATCACAAAGAGCCAAGACAGttgtaaataattaaatgaagatAGGTATTCTCTTGATGGACGCAGACCCTCCACTATCCACAGCCAAGTGACCATGGCCACAGTGGATGCCAGCACATTCTAAGCTCTGAAGTGATATGGTCTTTTGAATACTAGTCATCAACCCTACAACAGGGAAATTTAGTATCTGTTTTAACTGCTACTTCCACCCCCACGTGCACAGTCACAATTCTGAGGGATAACACACACTATGCTTGAGGGGCTACTCTATCTGGCTTAAAACTACTTTGATGAGAGTCAGtgatacatattcatatattcatataatctGACTGAATCTTCTTCCTAGAAGTGCTCATGACTTTGTTTCCGCTAAGTCTGAATCTGTTCTCCAGCATGTGAAAATCCTTCTCACCTACCCAAACCTTCCATTAACACAAGGTtctgatgaaaaagaaatactgaatcaCAAAAGGAAGGATCCACTTACTTTATTCATAACCACAATGAAAGGCAGCTTGGTTTTGTACAAGATGCTGAAAATCAAACATCAAGACATTAGTAAAAGCACTTAAGTTCTTGCTTGCCTTGTGTCACTCTGTTGGAATGGAGTAAAGAGAAGGGGGATGGGTTCAGACTCTACATACAGGTATCCACTCTTGCACAGCACTCACATTCTCCTCTCCCAAGAGGaaaaaccatcaccaccatcaagcAAACACCACACACGCTTTCTTGGAGTAATAATGCTTTAATACTGATTttggtttttgtgtatgttttttgcctggttgtttgtttttaccaaataattgtcttttaaacaataaatatgcaaacaaaaaGTACTGTCATCCGATCTCTATTTCGATTAGGATTTCTTGTGTCTAACTAGAAGGGACATCCCTAGTCACATTAGGAGGCATGAATACTGGCAGTGGCTTCTGTATACCCCCAAAATCAAACTCTCTCAGATTTAATAATGGTTGGCCTTGCTCCTATGTCTAATGCATTCACATACCCGAGTGAGGCATGTCCTTCTGCCTCTAATGACACCATTCCTGGAGCAAACTTGTGCTTTTTGGAATTATAGATGAATCTCTTTGTTCATGATCCCTCATATTATAATTTAACTCTACCTGTCATAACACAGAAAAGGAGCACTTACACCAGGGAACTCTATTCTATTTAGACTTCTTTCACTCAATTGGGAGCAACTACCAGAAACTCCACCTACTTCTGtaacaagcaagggaggaagatAAGTTGCCCATAGAGAATGCCAACACATGTGCCTCTTTTCCCTTCtaacccctccccaactcataacCACTAAACTGAGGGGCAAATTTGGATGAGCACAAATCCAGGTTGGTAAGCACTCAGGACtcaaatacaacaacaacaacaacaacaaaaaaaaaagagagagaaggcttcATACCTTGCTGTAATACCATGCCCACCAATAATCAATTACCTGCAGGCATAGAGCATATTGGACATGAAGGTTACTGGGTTGGTACTTCTTGATGTGTCCATGACATAAATGACAACTGTTGGAAATGATGATGCCTAAAGCCACAAAATAACCACAGCCTTAGTCAAAGGGCTCATAACCTCTCCCCAAACTCCCCCCAACCTTCCTTAGCAAGGGAAAGTCATTTGAAGCAGGGTGTACAGAGCTTCCATAACCCTCCCACATTAAGGTCCCAGGCAATAAAGAGATGCTTAACCAGTCTAGTTCTCTAGTTACTCTAAGTAACAAGTCCCAGAATACTCACCAGGGCCTCAGTGATGATTGTCCCAGAAGCTGACCACGTGAACACCTCAATCTGTCCAGGTGTGTCAATCAAGACATATCTGTGCCAAGAAAGACCAttaaaggggggcacctgggtggctcagtcagttatgcatccaactctggattttggctcaggtcataatctcaccattgatgagatcaagccctgtgtcagggcctgctctgacagtgcagggtctgcttgggagtctctcccactctctctacacctacccctgctcgctctctctctcttaataaataaacatttgaagtaaataaataagttaaaaaaaaaaaagaccattaaaGAAGTATTACACTTGTGCAATGCTGAAAGAGATTCCATCACACAAAACACTGAACATCTGATCATCCAAGATTGGAATAACCTCTTCACACTATCAAGTGTAACTTCCTCCCATTGCCCTTAAAATGCATACTACATCCCCCCAGGCTTTGCTCAATGTCCAGTATTCACGCTACCAGGCAGCAGGAGCAGCGGTCCTCAAATTGCGGCAAATGATCACAGAGGAAACTGTGATAGTTTTAGAAACACACTGcattaaaagaagagagaagcaggggcgcctgggtggctcagttggataagcatctgactcctgatttcggctcaggtcatgatttcacaggctcatgattttgagccccgtgtcaggctccacaccgacagctcggagcctgcttgggattctccctctccctctgctactccaccgctctctctctcatgcgtatgctctctctcaaactaaataaataaacctttttaaaaaatgagagataaGCAAAACTGGAAGGGAAATAtcctgggaaaccatctggttTCTTGGGGTAGCCGTGGGGTaaaggtggaggggaaggagaaatagaGGGATAgggaagtgacagctaaagaataCAGTGTTTCTTCttgaggtgataaaaatattctaaaattgactgtagtTATGGTTGCATAATTCTGTAAAAGCCACTGAAAGAACACTTTACATGGTATATGAATTACATAtctaaataaagctatttttaaaaatgagcaaagaattttcaatagacatttctccaaatatacACCAATggctaaaatgtatataaaatgatgttcaacatcactaatcattgaggaaatacaaaccaaatgTGATACCACAATCACATGCCACTTCACGCCCACTGACATGGCTATAACAAAAACAAGGACAGCAACAAGAATTGGCAAGGACGTGGACAAGGAACCCTCACACAGTGCTGGTGAgaacgtaaaatggtgcagccaccaggagctgggggtgggaagggggaacAACAGGAACTGCTAATGAgtatggaatttcttttgaggatgaagaaaaaggtctggaattagatagtggtgatcaATGCATAACATTACGAATACACTGAAAACCAccacattgtatactttaaaattagAGTGCACTTTGTGTatttgtatctcaataaagccattaTTTTTTACCTCTAGTACGATCCCATTTCTGTAAAAACAccttatccatccatccttctatgtATATACGCATGGAAACATGTGGAATGATAGTCACTGATAGCAGTGacaacatatataatattatgtaataatgttttatatgtatcatacactataaatactaaaaaataatatgtaatagttaataataatgatagttacTTCTAGTGGGAATCAGGGTGAtagtttcatcttttaaattttttttaacgtttattcatttttgagacagagagagacagaacatgagcaggggagaggcagagagagagggagacacagaatccagagcaggctccaggctctgagctgtcagcacagagcctgacgcagggctcgaactcacggaccgcgagatcctgacctgagccaaagtcggacgcccaaccgactgagccacccaggtgccccggtagtttcatcttttaaatattacGTGTGGTTTGAATTCTCTACAATGAGCAGATAgtctttttttaacaaaaataatgaatcatctttttttttaaaagtgaacctATCATGATCTAATGACAGTTAAATGTAGATAATaacagtgttattttattttacattttgatactatttaaagaaataattattctcTCTGAGTCAcgtaaattatattcatttaaaacaagggttaggggcgcctgggtggcgcagtcggttaagcgtccg
This region includes:
- the GPN1 gene encoding GPN-loop GTPase 1 isoform X2, with product MAEPRLTGHLHSQGSPPYVINLDPAVHEVPFPANIDIRDTVKYKEVMKQYGLGPNGGIVTSLNLFATRFDQVMKFIEKAQNMSKYVLIDTPGQIEVFTWSASGTIITEALASSFPTVVIYVMDTSRSTNPVTFMSNMLYACSILYKTKLPFIVVMNKTDIIDHSFAVEWMQDFEAFQDALNQETTYVSNLTRSMSLVLDEFYSSLRVVGVSAVLGTGLDELFMQVTSAAEEYEREYRPEYERLKKSLASAQSQQQKEQLERLRQDMGSVALDTGTATDSLSPALDPSDLILTRGTLDEEDEEADSDTDDIDHRVTEESREEPAFQNFMQESMAQYWKRNNK
- the GPN1 gene encoding GPN-loop GTPase 1 isoform X3, translating into MKYPFLPILVMKFIEKAQNMSKYVLIDTPGQIEVFTWSASGTIITEALASSFPTVVIYVMDTSRSTNPVTFMSNMLYACSILYKTKLPFIVVMNKTDIIDHSFAVEWMQDFEAFQDALNQETTYVSNLTRSMSLVLDEFYSSLRVVGVSAVLGTGLDELFMQVTSAAEEYEREYRPEYERLKKSLASAQSQQQKEQLERLRQDMGSVALDTGTATDSLSPALDPSDLILTRGTLDEEDEEADSDTDDIDHRVTEESREEPAFQNFMQESMAQYWKRNNK
- the GPN1 gene encoding GPN-loop GTPase 1 isoform X1 — encoded protein: MAEPVGEAESQASGGLRPPVCLLVLGMAGSGKTTFVQRLTGHLHSQGSPPYVINLDPAVHEVPFPANIDIRDTVKYKEVMKQYGLGPNGGIVTSLNLFATRFDQVMKFIEKAQNMSKYVLIDTPGQIEVFTWSASGTIITEALASSFPTVVIYVMDTSRSTNPVTFMSNMLYACSILYKTKLPFIVVMNKTDIIDHSFAVEWMQDFEAFQDALNQETTYVSNLTRSMSLVLDEFYSSLRVVGVSAVLGTGLDELFMQVTSAAEEYEREYRPEYERLKKSLASAQSQQQKEQLERLRQDMGSVALDTGTATDSLSPALDPSDLILTRGTLDEEDEEADSDTDDIDHRVTEESREEPAFQNFMQESMAQYWKRNNK